CTGCCCGCACCGCCTCCCTGATGGGGCAGGCCAGGCGCGACGCCGGAGTGGGTCCCTCCCCGGACGCCACCGAGTCCGACCCGGGCGGGGCTCGCGGGGCCGTCGTCGAGGATGTCCACGTCCACGCGGTCCGTCTGCGCGGACTGGTGGCCCACCAGGAGGTGCTGCTCGGCTCTGCCGGCGAGCAGCTGAGCATACGGCACGACAGCTTCGACCGTGCCAGCTTCATGCCCGGGGTGCTCCTCGGGCTGCGCAAAGCCGCGGAGCACCCCGGCCTGACCCACGGGCTCGACGGCTACCTCAACCTCGGCCTGTGAAGGAAGGCGCACGATGAAATCGAAGTTCTGGACCTTCCTGATGGTGGGGCTGCTGGGGATATTCCTGGTGGCCTCCTGGCTCATCGGCATCCGGTTCCTGCGGACCGGTGACGTGACCGCGCAGCTCATCGGTGCCGGCACCATCGCCCTGACCCTCATCGGCTCCTGGGTGCTGTTCCGAGAGATCAGCTTCGGCCGCGGCATCGAACGCCTCGGCAGCCAGCTCTACCAGGAGGGCGGCCTTCCGGAGGACACCGTGGAGCGATCCCCCGGCGGGCGGGCAGATCGCGCCCAGGCCGACAAGCAGTTCGAGAAGTACAAGGCCCAGGCGGAGGCCAAGCCGGACGACTGGCGCTCCTGGTTCCGCCTCTCCATGGCCTACGACACCGCCGGGGACCGCTCCCGTGCTCGCCAATCGATGCGCAGAGCCATCGACATGGAGCGTGCCGAGCGCACACGTCAGCGCTGAGCTGATCCGGGACTCAGCCGCCTTTCTCCGGCCGTCTAGGGCTTCGGCCCCGCCACGGCCGCAGCGACGCCGGCTGTGGCGGCCTCGAGGGGACCGCGCCGGTCCAGGAGGATCTTCGCCAGGCCGAGGACGAGGAACGTGATGATGAACCCGGCCCAGAGGATCGGTGGTGTGATGGTCTGCTGGA
The sequence above is drawn from the Nesterenkonia populi genome and encodes:
- a CDS encoding tetratricopeptide repeat protein — its product is MKSKFWTFLMVGLLGIFLVASWLIGIRFLRTGDVTAQLIGAGTIALTLIGSWVLFREISFGRGIERLGSQLYQEGGLPEDTVERSPGGRADRAQADKQFEKYKAQAEAKPDDWRSWFRLSMAYDTAGDRSRARQSMRRAIDMERAERTRQR